A window from Candidatus Gracilibacteria bacterium encodes these proteins:
- the murB gene encoding UDP-N-acetylmuramate dehydrogenase, whose amino-acid sequence MELREDHNLAPYCTFQIGGPADFFVEARGSEEVLEALNWAEERDLPVFVFGGGSNLLFDDGGFRGLVIRMRLAGVEVRGEEVWAEAGVMMAKVVLAAAEAGLTGLEAWNGLPGTVGGAVFGNAGCFGVEAKDVLESAEVWMPGEGVKTVGVEFFEYDYRWSRLKKEGGVVLSASFKLQRGERGEILEKMKEIARSRISKQPPGSSTGSFFKNPPGDHAGRLIEAAGLKGKWLGKARISDQHANFFLNAGGATAADILNLAALVEKTVFEKFGIRLEREVVFVPSEGRGNLHAG is encoded by the coding sequence ATGGAGTTGAGGGAAGATCACAATTTGGCCCCGTATTGCACCTTTCAAATTGGAGGGCCGGCGGATTTTTTTGTGGAGGCGCGGGGGAGCGAGGAGGTTTTGGAGGCGCTGAACTGGGCGGAGGAGCGGGATCTGCCGGTTTTTGTGTTTGGCGGGGGGAGCAATTTGCTTTTTGATGATGGGGGTTTCCGCGGGCTGGTGATTCGGATGAGGTTGGCGGGAGTGGAAGTACGGGGGGAGGAGGTTTGGGCGGAGGCGGGAGTGATGATGGCGAAGGTGGTTTTGGCTGCGGCGGAGGCGGGGCTCACGGGTCTGGAAGCGTGGAATGGTTTACCGGGAACGGTGGGGGGCGCGGTGTTTGGGAATGCGGGATGCTTTGGGGTGGAGGCTAAAGATGTTCTGGAGAGTGCAGAGGTTTGGATGCCGGGCGAGGGGGTGAAAACGGTTGGCGTGGAATTTTTTGAGTATGATTATCGATGGTCGCGGCTCAAGAAAGAAGGCGGGGTGGTTTTGAGTGCAAGCTTTAAATTGCAGAGGGGAGAGCGAGGGGAAATTTTGGAGAAAATGAAGGAAATTGCGCGAAGTCGGATTTCAAAACAGCCGCCGGGGAGCAGCACGGGATCGTTCTTTAAGAATCCTCCGGGGGACCATGCGGGGAGACTCATTGAGGCCGCGGGCCTTAAGGGAAAGTGGCTTGGGAAAGCGCGAATTTCGGATCAGCATGCGAATTTTTTCCTGAATGCGGGGGGAGCGACAGCGGCGGATATTTTAAATTTGGCCGCTTTGGTGGAAAAGACCGTTTTTGAAAAATTTGGAATACGGCTGGAGCGGGAAGTGGTGTTTGTGCCTTCGGAATGAAGGTGAAACTTGCACGCGGGCTAA
- a CDS encoding PRC-barrel domain-containing protein, whose protein sequence is MKLHWSQLDGLAVISSEEDRPFGFVTGVFMHPETGQIIGLLLGYSKMVVPVDIEQWNKDYIRVSGPEAFTTPLEILRIQEFGLRRTFLNNKRVLAKNGQSLGRVRDFCLDTNTSFLLSIEVSKKFLWMEWDKRTFDYSDISAVTEKAIVLTVEPEEKEKAGKIQVPALT, encoded by the coding sequence ATGAAGCTCCACTGGTCCCAACTCGACGGGCTTGCCGTGATTTCTTCGGAAGAAGATAGGCCTTTTGGCTTTGTGACGGGCGTTTTTATGCATCCGGAAACGGGGCAAATCATTGGGCTCTTGCTTGGTTATTCCAAAATGGTAGTGCCGGTGGACATCGAGCAGTGGAATAAAGACTACATACGAGTGAGTGGGCCCGAAGCGTTCACGACTCCCCTGGAAATTTTACGCATTCAAGAATTTGGTTTGCGCCGGACCTTTTTGAACAACAAGCGCGTGCTGGCAAAAAATGGGCAGAGCTTGGGCCGCGTGCGCGATTTTTGCTTGGACACGAACACCAGCTTTCTCCTCTCCATTGAGGTTTCTAAAAAATTTCTGTGGATGGAATGGGACAAGCGGACATTTGACTACAGCGACATCTCGGCGGTCACCGAAAAAGCCATTGTGCTCACGGTGGAACCGGAGGAAAAAGAAAAAGCCGGGAAAATTCAAGTCCCGGCTCTTACTTAA
- a CDS encoding terminase small subunit has translation MSTTTVRKELFVEEYLKDFNQAKAAVRAGYSENGARTRGSLLMDDPYIQTGLKKHFEARKRQALYDETYIIENLKEIVLKCLERKTVGRSAEQWTIDAYGALKALELLGKHIGMFNPKFQEPTMPTYPVNISIIQAVRQSEERKQIGTFPYARQWNNIKAWN, from the coding sequence ATGAGCACGACCACAGTCAGAAAAGAGCTTTTCGTAGAAGAGTATCTAAAAGACTTCAACCAAGCCAAAGCCGCTGTACGGGCAGGCTATAGCGAAAATGGAGCAAGAACCCGTGGCTCTCTACTCATGGACGACCCATATATTCAAACAGGTCTAAAGAAACATTTTGAAGCGAGGAAACGCCAAGCTCTTTACGACGAAACTTATATCATCGAAAATCTCAAAGAAATCGTCCTAAAATGCCTTGAAAGAAAGACAGTGGGAAGAAGTGCCGAACAGTGGACGATAGATGCCTACGGAGCATTGAAGGCCTTAGAACTACTTGGAAAACATATCGGTATGTTTAATCCAAAGTTTCAAGAACCAACGATGCCAACCTATCCAGTGAACATCAGTATCATTCAAGCAGTCAGGCAAAGTGAAGAACGTAAACAAATATGAACATTTCCGTATGCGAGGCAGTGGAATAATATAAAGGCATGGAATTAA
- a CDS encoding helix-turn-helix transcriptional regulator gives MNSLHSKEYRDLIDKLTKARRDAGFTQVQVADLLGKPQSFVSKVETFQRRIDVLELKKLAKVYKKNPNDFL, from the coding sequence ATGAATAGCCTCCACTCTAAGGAGTACCGTGACCTCATAGATAAACTCACCAAAGCTCGCAGAGATGCAGGTTTTACGCAGGTTCAAGTTGCAGACCTTTTAGGGAAACCACAGTCTTTCGTTTCCAAGGTTGAAACTTTCCAGAGACGGATTGATGTGCTTGAATTAAAGAAGTTGGCTAAGGTTTATAAAAAGAACCCCAACGACTTTCTCTAA
- a CDS encoding TIR domain-containing protein produces MKKKVFISFDFENDQFLRDAFVAHGRNSDTPFELEDWSVKVPWDERTWKEQCLIKIKKCDLVIVILGEKTHTCSGVKAEIQMAREAGVPVVSIVGYKEKTCPAIEGLKRYRWTWENVGLLLNGNR; encoded by the coding sequence ATGAAGAAAAAAGTATTTATTAGCTTTGATTTCGAGAATGACCAGTTTTTAAGGGATGCTTTCGTAGCACATGGGCGTAACTCTGATACACCCTTTGAGCTAGAAGACTGGTCAGTGAAAGTACCTTGGGATGAAAGAACTTGGAAGGAACAATGTCTAATCAAGATCAAAAAGTGTGATTTAGTAATCGTGATCTTGGGAGAGAAAACTCACACTTGTTCTGGCGTAAAAGCTGAAATCCAAATGGCAAGAGAGGCTGGTGTCCCAGTTGTAAGTATCGTTGGATACAAGGAAAAAACTTGTCCTGCTATCGAAGGACTTAAAAGATATCGCTGGACTTGGGAAAATGTGGGGCTTTTACTCAATGGCAATCGATAA
- a CDS encoding thermonuclease family protein: MLDSLAQFILTILGALNLQKTPVASADTLQEQTWPEKYALEIEEQLDKEETYPQKDALLSLTDESLYWVVAILDGDTLLISGPNRELFQVRLLAVDTNEINGPDSTAECYGYEAALFTTEFLKNRAVRLTADPANEDEDPYGRKLRYIDVLQEDGSFLRLNDALLREGYATFPEQYPVTDRTHFENLEQEAQDANKGLWGVCEGSLPAEFDSKTQIVDNAGYFRKSMNLFKQTIRVEETSKSYHWKPHFYSR, translated from the coding sequence ATGCTCGACAGTCTCGCACAATTCATCCTCACCATCCTCGGAGCACTGAACCTGCAAAAGACCCCCGTGGCCTCCGCGGACACCTTGCAAGAACAGACCTGGCCCGAGAAATACGCTTTAGAGATTGAGGAACAGCTGGATAAGGAAGAAACCTATCCTCAAAAAGATGCCCTTCTTTCTCTCACGGATGAGTCTCTTTACTGGGTGGTGGCCATACTCGACGGCGATACCCTCCTGATCTCAGGCCCCAACCGCGAACTTTTCCAGGTTCGCCTCCTGGCCGTGGACACCAACGAAATCAATGGACCCGATTCCACCGCCGAATGTTACGGTTACGAAGCCGCTCTTTTCACCACCGAATTTTTAAAGAACCGCGCCGTCCGCCTCACCGCCGACCCCGCCAATGAAGACGAAGATCCCTATGGCCGCAAACTCCGCTACATCGATGTGCTCCAAGAAGACGGCAGCTTCCTGCGCCTCAACGATGCCCTTTTGCGTGAAGGCTACGCCACCTTCCCCGAGCAGTACCCCGTGACCGACCGCACCCACTTCGAAAACCTCGAACAAGAAGCCCAGGACGCCAACAAAGGCCTCTGGGGCGTGTGTGAGTGAAGCCTCCCCGCAGAATTTGACTCCAAGACCCAAATAGTGGATAATGCAGGGTACTTTAGAAAAAGTATGAACCTTTTCAAACAAACAATTCGGGTAGAGGAAACCTCAAAAAGTTATCACTGGAAGCCACACTTTTACTCAAGATAG